One genomic window of Streptococcus mitis includes the following:
- the nox gene encoding H2O-forming NADH oxidase yields the protein MSKIVVVGANHAGTACINTMLDNFGNENEIVVFDQNSNISFLGCGMALWIGEQIDGAEGLFYSDKEKLEAKGAKVYMNSPVLSIDYDNKVVTAEVEGKEHKESYDKLIFATGSTPILPPIEGVEIVKGNREFKATLENVQFVKLYQNAEEVIHKLADKSQHLDRIAVVGGGYIGVELAEAFERLGKEVVLVDIVDTVLNGYYDKDFTQMMAKNLEDHNIRLALGQTVKAIEGDGKVERLITDKETFDVDMVILAVGFRPNTALADGKIELFRNGAFLVDKKQETSIPGVYAVGDCATVYDNARKDTSYIALASNAVRTGIVGAYNACGHELEGIGVQGSNGISIYGLHMVSTGLTLEKAKAAGYNATETGFNDLQKPEFMKHDNHEVAIKIVFDKDSREILGAQMVSHDSAISMGIHMFSLAIQEHVTIDKLALTDLFFLPHFNKPYNYITMAALTAEK from the coding sequence ATGAGTAAAATCGTTGTAGTTGGTGCTAACCACGCTGGTACAGCATGTATTAATACTATGTTGGATAATTTTGGAAATGAGAACGAAATTGTTGTATTCGACCAAAACTCTAACATCTCTTTCCTAGGATGTGGAATGGCCCTTTGGATCGGTGAACAAATTGACGGTGCTGAAGGCTTGTTCTATTCTGATAAAGAAAAATTGGAAGCTAAAGGTGCTAAGGTATACATGAATTCACCAGTTCTTTCAATCGACTATGATAACAAAGTAGTTACAGCAGAAGTTGAAGGGAAAGAGCACAAAGAATCATACGATAAATTGATTTTCGCTACAGGTTCTACACCAATCTTGCCACCAATCGAAGGTGTTGAAATTGTTAAAGGAAACCGTGAATTTAAAGCAACTCTTGAAAATGTACAATTCGTTAAATTGTACCAAAATGCTGAAGAAGTGATTCATAAATTGGCTGACAAGAGCCAACACCTTGACCGTATCGCCGTTGTTGGTGGTGGATACATCGGTGTTGAACTTGCTGAAGCTTTTGAGCGTCTTGGAAAAGAAGTTGTCCTTGTTGACATCGTAGATACTGTCTTGAACGGATACTACGACAAAGACTTCACTCAAATGATGGCGAAGAACTTGGAAGACCACAACATCCGCTTGGCGCTTGGTCAAACTGTTAAAGCAATTGAGGGTGACGGTAAAGTTGAACGCTTGATTACTGATAAAGAAACTTTCGATGTGGATATGGTTATCCTTGCAGTTGGTTTCCGTCCAAACACAGCCCTTGCTGATGGAAAAATTGAACTCTTCCGTAACGGTGCCTTCCTTGTAGACAAGAAACAAGAAACATCTATCCCAGGCGTTTACGCAGTAGGTGACTGTGCGACTGTTTATGACAACGCTCGTAAAGACACTAGCTACATCGCTCTTGCTTCAAATGCTGTTCGTACTGGTATCGTTGGTGCATACAACGCTTGTGGACATGAATTGGAAGGAATTGGTGTTCAAGGTTCAAATGGTATCTCAATCTACGGTCTTCACATGGTTTCAACTGGTTTGACTCTTGAAAAAGCTAAAGCTGCTGGTTACAACGCAACTGAAACAGGCTTTAACGATCTTCAAAAACCAGAATTTATGAAGCATGACAACCATGAAGTTGCCATCAAGATTGTCTTTGACAAAGATAGCCGTGAAATTCTTGGTGCACAAATGGTTTCACACGATTCTGCAATCAGCATGGGAATCCACATGTTCTCACTTGCTATCCAAGAGCATGTAACAATTGATAAATTGGCATTGACAGACCTATTCTTCTTGCCACACTTTAACAAACCATATAACTACATCACAATGGCTGCACTTACAGCTGAAAAATAA
- a CDS encoding GNAT family N-acetyltransferase produces the protein MEIRLAFPNEVDAIMQVMEDAKKCLADAGSDQWQNGYPNADIIIEDIISGQAYVALEEGELLAYASVTKSPEAAYEAIYEGNWQAGESEYLVFHRIAVAADVQGQGVAQTFLEGLIEGFDYLDFRSDTHVANKVMQHIFEKLGFKQVGKVPVDGERLAYQKLKK, from the coding sequence ATGGAAATTCGTTTAGCTTTTCCAAATGAAGTAGATGCCATCATGCAGGTGATGGAGGATGCTAAAAAATGTTTAGCAGATGCTGGTAGTGACCAGTGGCAAAATGGTTATCCAAATGCTGATATTATTATTGAGGATATTATCTCAGGTCAAGCTTACGTAGCCTTGGAAGAGGGAGAACTACTAGCTTATGCATCTGTGACCAAGAGTCCAGAGGCAGCCTATGAAGCCATTTATGAAGGCAACTGGCAAGCTGGGGAGTCAGAGTACCTAGTCTTTCACCGTATTGCTGTGGCAGCAGATGTCCAGGGACAGGGAGTTGCTCAAACCTTTTTAGAGGGCTTGATTGAAGGTTTTGACTATCTAGATTTTCGCTCAGATACGCATGTTGCAAACAAGGTCATGCAGCATATCTTTGAAAAACTAGGTTTTAAACAGGTTGGTAAGGTTCCAGTTGATGGCGAACGCTTGGCCTATCAAAAATTGAAGAAATAA
- the trhA gene encoding PAQR family membrane homeostasis protein TrhA, giving the protein MNTSLKLSKQLSFGEEIANSVTHAVGAVIMLILLPISSTYSYEAHGFLSSIGVSIFVISLFLMFLSSTIYHSMAYGSTHKYVLRIIDHSMIYVAIAGSYTPVVLTLMNNRFGYLIIAIQWGTTIFGILYKIFAKKVNEKFSLALYLIMGWLVLAIIPAIISQTTPIFWSLMVTGGLCYTVGAGFYAKKKPYFHMIWHLFILAASALQYIAIVYYM; this is encoded by the coding sequence ATGAACACTAGTCTTAAACTCAGCAAACAACTCAGTTTTGGAGAGGAAATTGCTAATAGCGTGACCCATGCTGTGGGGGCCGTTATCATGCTCATCTTACTCCCTATTTCATCCACCTATAGTTATGAAGCACACGGTTTTTTATCATCTATCGGCGTTTCCATTTTCGTTATTAGTCTCTTTCTCATGTTTCTATCATCCACCATTTATCACTCTATGGCCTATGGTTCGACCCACAAATATGTCTTGCGAATCATTGACCATTCTATGATTTATGTTGCTATTGCAGGCTCATACACGCCCGTCGTCTTGACCTTAATGAATAACCGGTTTGGCTATCTGATTATTGCCATCCAATGGGGAACGACCATCTTTGGTATTCTCTATAAAATCTTTGCTAAAAAAGTCAATGAGAAATTTAGCCTTGCTCTTTACCTGATTATGGGCTGGTTGGTTTTAGCTATCATTCCTGCCATTATCAGTCAAACAACGCCCATTTTCTGGAGTCTCATGGTAACTGGCGGACTCTGTTATACAGTTGGGGCTGGATTTTACGCCAAGAAAAAACCTTATTTCCACATGATTTGGCACCTCTTTATCCTAGCTGCATCTGCCCTCCAATACATCGCAATTGTTTATTACATGTAA
- a CDS encoding arsenate reductase family protein: protein MLEFIEYPKCSTCKKAKQELNQLGVDYKAVHIVEETPSQEVILNWLETSGFELKQFFNTSGIKYRELGLKDKVGSLSNQEAAELLASDGMLLKRPILVENGTVKQIGYRKPYEELGLK from the coding sequence ATGTTAGAATTTATCGAATACCCAAAATGTTCAACTTGTAAAAAAGCAAAACAAGAATTAAACCAACTCGGTGTGGACTACAAAGCTGTTCACATCGTAGAAGAAACACCCAGCCAAGAAGTCATTTTAAATTGGCTAGAGACCTCAGGGTTCGAGCTAAAGCAATTTTTCAACACCAGTGGAATCAAATACCGTGAATTAGGATTGAAAGATAAGGTAGGAAGTTTATCGAACCAAGAAGCGGCTGAGTTGCTAGCAAGTGACGGTATGTTGTTAAAACGGCCCATTTTAGTAGAAAATGGAACTGTTAAGCAAATCGGTTATCGAAAACCTTATGAAGAATTGGGATTGAAATAG
- a CDS encoding DUF1836 domain-containing protein — protein MKTTFSYPKWAEIPNIDLYLDQVLLYVNQVCAPISPDKDKGLTASMVNNYVKHGYLTKPDKKKYQRQQIARLIAITTLKSVFSIQEIAQTLNTLQSQASSDQLYDAFVNYMNQGMDPANPIIQTSCQTVKLYHQTLDLIHHTQEEVIQ, from the coding sequence ATGAAAACTACCTTTTCCTACCCAAAATGGGCAGAAATTCCAAACATTGACCTCTATCTGGACCAGGTTTTACTCTATGTCAATCAGGTCTGCGCCCCTATCTCTCCTGATAAAGACAAGGGCCTAACAGCATCTATGGTCAATAATTATGTGAAACATGGTTACCTGACAAAGCCTGACAAGAAAAAATACCAACGCCAACAGATTGCCCGTCTGATTGCTATCACAACCCTCAAGTCAGTATTCTCTATTCAAGAAATAGCACAGACACTTAATACTCTACAAAGTCAAGCAAGTTCAGACCAACTCTACGATGCTTTTGTAAACTACATGAACCAAGGAATGGACCCAGCTAACCCCATCATCCAAACCAGCTGCCAAACTGTTAAACTCTATCATCAAACTCTAGACTTAATCCATCATACTCAAGAGGAGGTAATCCAATGA
- a CDS encoding NAD(P)H-dependent oxidoreductase, whose protein sequence is MKFVGLVGSNYDQSYNRKLLEFIRRHFKLKFELEVLEIDEVPMFNQDEKWDESFQLRLLYNRITRADGVIIATPEHNHTISASLKSVLEWLSYEVHPFENKPVMIVGASYYDQGTSRAQVHLRKILDAPGVNAYTLPGNEFLLGKAKEAFDVNGNITNEGTVNFLETCLDNFVKYVGVVSKLKKPKPIEPEDLYCTNSIATTIQGVDPDDPEWVEKAAELVGAVSGDTYVKLDHGILTVNQIDMFLKAMPFELTFADDNNQFLYFNNAHQDPDTMFGKRVRAQSGNRLGTVHGTLPDSRMKNVEWVVGVLRNGDQEYVRTIVPGTPEGVINTHNYQAMYYPDGSYAGINEIIFNFQPWLDWYLNTTGQRLVGGNAAAPAGGHGHGDADATSGASDSGDAGGHGGGADATSGASN, encoded by the coding sequence ATGAAATTTGTTGGACTTGTAGGATCAAACTACGATCAATCATATAACCGTAAACTCTTGGAATTCATCCGTCGTCACTTCAAACTCAAATTTGAATTAGAAGTCCTTGAAATTGACGAAGTTCCAATGTTTAACCAGGACGAAAAATGGGATGAAAGTTTCCAATTACGTCTTTTGTATAACAGAATTACTCGTGCTGATGGTGTTATCATTGCTACGCCTGAGCACAACCACACAATCTCAGCTTCCCTAAAATCTGTTCTTGAATGGCTTTCATATGAAGTTCATCCATTTGAAAACAAACCAGTCATGATTGTGGGTGCTTCTTACTATGACCAAGGTACTTCACGTGCCCAAGTTCACCTTCGTAAGATTCTTGACGCTCCAGGTGTCAATGCCTACACACTTCCAGGAAATGAATTCCTTCTTGGTAAAGCTAAAGAAGCTTTTGATGTTAATGGAAATATCACAAATGAAGGAACTGTTAATTTCCTTGAAACATGTTTAGACAACTTTGTAAAATACGTGGGAGTCGTTTCAAAATTGAAAAAACCAAAACCAATTGAGCCAGAAGATTTATATTGTACAAATTCAATTGCAACTACCATCCAAGGTGTTGATCCAGATGATCCTGAATGGGTAGAAAAAGCTGCTGAACTTGTTGGAGCTGTTTCTGGAGATACTTACGTTAAATTAGACCACGGTATCTTGACAGTTAACCAAATTGACATGTTCTTGAAAGCAATGCCATTTGAATTGACATTTGCAGATGATAACAATCAATTTTTGTACTTTAATAACGCACACCAAGACCCAGATACAATGTTTGGTAAACGTGTACGTGCTCAATCAGGAAATAGATTAGGAACAGTACACGGTACATTGCCAGATTCTAGAATGAAAAACGTTGAATGGGTTGTCGGCGTATTGCGTAACGGGGATCAAGAATATGTCCGTACAATTGTGCCAGGAACACCTGAAGGTGTTATTAATACCCATAATTACCAAGCAATGTACTACCCAGATGGTTCATATGCTGGAATTAATGAGATTATCTTTAATTTCCAACCATGGCTTGATTGGTACCTCAATACAACTGGTCAACGTTTAGTCGGTGGAAATGCTGCAGCTCCTGCTGGCGGACATGGTCACGGCGATGCAGATGCTACATCTGGAGCTTCTGATTCAGGTGATGCCGGTGGTCACGGTGGTGGCGCTGACGCTACATCTGGAGCAAGTAACTAA
- a CDS encoding FAD:protein FMN transferase, whose translation MPLSSHSERLMGTTITISLVDERADSLLQKSFDLLKELEYRFNANSQESELMEINYQAGIAPVKVHPDLFELISLGLEHSLAPSSHLNISIGPLIQTWRIGFSDAKVAQPQEIESVLPLINPHSIELDSSTSTVFLKQKGMKIDLGCLAKGYSADKVAQFLREEGVTSALINLGGNILTIGKNQARGNQPWQIGIKDPANPRGNHLMTIPVVNKSVVTSGIYERHLTVDGKDYHHIFDSQTGYPVETKLASLTIISDKSVDGEIWTTRLFGERPASILWQVESLEGIEAILIDKEGHLSCSSGIPTL comes from the coding sequence TTGCCTCTTAGTTCACATTCCGAACGGCTAATGGGGACTACTATCACTATTTCATTAGTAGATGAGCGAGCCGATAGCTTGCTCCAAAAATCCTTTGATTTGCTCAAAGAGCTTGAATACCGCTTCAATGCCAATAGTCAAGAATCGGAGTTGATGGAAATCAATTATCAAGCTGGAATAGCTCCAGTCAAAGTTCATCCTGATTTGTTTGAATTGATTTCACTTGGATTAGAGCATAGCCTAGCGCCCTCTAGTCATCTCAACATCAGCATTGGTCCCTTGATTCAAACCTGGCGTATCGGTTTTTCAGATGCCAAAGTTGCCCAGCCTCAAGAAATTGAATCAGTACTTCCTTTAATCAATCCTCATTCTATCGAGTTAGATTCTTCCACTTCCACTGTGTTTTTAAAACAAAAAGGAATGAAAATCGATCTTGGTTGTTTAGCCAAGGGTTATAGTGCGGATAAGGTTGCCCAATTTCTGAGAGAAGAGGGAGTGACATCTGCCTTGATCAATCTGGGAGGGAATATCCTGACTATTGGAAAAAATCAGGCAAGAGGAAATCAGCCTTGGCAAATCGGGATTAAAGACCCAGCCAATCCGAGGGGAAATCACTTAATGACCATCCCTGTTGTCAATAAATCTGTCGTGACTTCAGGCATTTATGAACGTCACCTGACAGTCGATGGAAAAGATTACCATCATATTTTTGACAGTCAAACAGGATATCCTGTTGAAACGAAACTAGCAAGTCTCACAATCATCTCTGATAAATCAGTTGATGGTGAAATATGGACAACTCGTTTATTTGGAGAAAGACCTGCTTCTATCCTCTGGCAAGTCGAAAGTTTGGAGGGCATCGAAGCTATCCTCATCGATAAGGAAGGTCACCTAAGCTGTTCTTCAGGAATTCCTACTCTATAG
- a CDS encoding methylated-DNA--[protein]-cysteine S-methyltransferase, which yields MQKMYVKILYFSPIGTLSLVADEQYLYGIWVQEQKHFERGLGDEPIEAVVSHPILDPVIACLDAYFKGKPQDLSDLPLAPIGTDFEKRVWYYLQRIPYGQTVTYGQIAQDLQVASAQAIGGAVGRNPWSILVPCHRVLGAGKRLTGYAAGVEKKAWLLEHEGADFKDIK from the coding sequence ATGCAAAAGATGTACGTAAAAATCCTCTACTTTTCGCCAATAGGAACCTTGTCTTTGGTTGCCGACGAGCAATATCTGTATGGAATTTGGGTTCAGGAGCAGAAGCATTTTGAGAGGGGACTAGGAGATGAGCCGATAGAAGCAGTTGTTAGTCATCCCATTTTAGATCCAGTTATTGCTTGCTTAGATGCTTACTTTAAAGGCAAGCCTCAGGATTTATCCGACTTGCCTTTGGCTCCAATCGGAACTGATTTTGAAAAGCGAGTTTGGTACTATTTACAGAGAATTCCTTATGGCCAGACAGTGACCTATGGACAAATAGCCCAAGACCTGCAAGTGGCTTCTGCTCAAGCAATTGGTGGAGCAGTGGGGCGCAATCCTTGGTCTATCCTAGTACCTTGTCATCGTGTGCTAGGAGCAGGCAAGCGTCTGACAGGGTATGCTGCAGGAGTGGAAAAGAAAGCTTGGCTCTTGGAGCATGAAGGTGCAGATTTTAAAGATATAAAATAG
- a CDS encoding DUF896 family protein: MDPKKIDRINELAKKKKAEGLTPEEKVEQAKLREEYIEGYRRSVRHHIEGIKIVDEEGNDVTPEKLRQVQREKGLHGRSLDDPNS; this comes from the coding sequence ATGGATCCTAAAAAAATTGATCGTATCAACGAGCTTGCTAAAAAGAAAAAAGCAGAAGGCTTGACACCAGAAGAAAAAGTGGAACAAGCTAAACTACGTGAGGAGTACATCGAAGGTTATCGTCGCTCTGTTCGTCACCACATTGAGGGAATCAAAATTGTGGACGAAGAAGGAAACGATGTTACACCAGAAAAACTACGCCAAGTTCAACGTGAAAAAGGATTACATGGTCGTAGTCTCGATGATCCAAACTCATAA
- the pdxS gene encoding pyridoxal 5'-phosphate synthase lyase subunit PdxS has translation MTENRYELNKNLAQMLKGGVIMDVQNPEQARIAEAAGAAAVMALERIPADIRAAGGVSRMSDPKMIKEIQEAVSIPVMAKVRIGHFVEAQILEAIEIDYIDESEVLSPADDRFHVDKKEFQVPFVCGAKDLGEALRRIAEGASMIRTKGEPGTGDIVQAVRHMRMMNQEIRRIQNLREDELYVAAKDLQVPVELVQYVHEHGKLPVVNFAAGGVATPADAALMMQLGAEGVFVGSGIFKSGDPVKRASAIVKAVTNFRNPQILAQISEDLGEAMVGINENEIQILMAERGK, from the coding sequence ATGACTGAAAATCGTTATGAACTAAATAAAAACTTGGCGCAGATGCTCAAGGGTGGGGTTATCATGGACGTTCAGAACCCTGAACAAGCCCGTATTGCAGAGGCTGCTGGTGCGGCAGCTGTGATGGCCTTGGAACGAATTCCGGCTGATATCCGTGCGGCTGGTGGGGTTTCCCGTATGAGTGATCCAAAGATGATTAAGGAAATCCAAGAAGCGGTTAGCATTCCAGTAATGGCCAAGGTCAGAATCGGGCACTTTGTTGAAGCTCAGATTTTAGAGGCTATTGAAATTGACTATATCGATGAGAGTGAAGTTTTATCTCCAGCTGACGACCGTTTCCATGTGGATAAGAAAGAATTCCAAGTTCCTTTTGTCTGTGGAGCTAAGGATTTGGGCGAAGCCTTGCGTCGTATCGCTGAAGGTGCTTCTATGATTCGTACCAAAGGAGAACCGGGTACGGGGGATATCGTCCAAGCTGTTCGTCATATGCGTATGATGAATCAGGAAATTCGCCGCATTCAAAACCTACGTGAGGACGAACTTTATGTTGCTGCTAAGGACTTACAAGTCCCTGTAGAATTGGTTCAATACGTCCATGAGCATGGAAAATTGCCAGTTGTAAACTTTGCTGCTGGAGGTGTTGCAACACCAGCAGATGCCGCGCTGATGATGCAATTAGGGGCAGAAGGTGTATTTGTCGGTTCAGGTATTTTCAAGTCAGGAGATCCTGTTAAACGAGCGAGTGCCATTGTCAAAGCGGTAACCAATTTCCGAAATCCTCAGATCCTAGCTCAAATCTCTGAAGATCTAGGAGAAGCCATGGTGGGTATTAATGAAAATGAAATCCAAATTCTCATGGCTGAGCGAGGGAAATAG
- a CDS encoding NADPH-dependent FMN reductase, with protein MLKLIAIVGTNSKRSTNRQLLQYMQKHFAEKAEIELVEIKDIPVFNKPADKQVPVEILEIAAKIEEADGVIIGTPEYDHSIPAVLMSALAWLSYGIYPLLNKPIMITGASYGTLGSSRAQLQLRQILNAPEIKASVLPDEFLLSHSLQAFNPSGDLVDLDVIKKLDATFDDYRIFVKITEKLRNAQELLRKDAEDFDWENL; from the coding sequence ATGTTAAAACTTATTGCTATTGTTGGAACAAATTCAAAACGTTCTACAAACCGTCAATTGCTTCAATACATGCAAAAACACTTTGCTGAAAAAGCTGAAATTGAACTTGTTGAAATCAAGGATATCCCTGTCTTCAACAAACCAGCTGACAAGCAAGTACCTGTTGAAATTTTAGAAATTGCTGCTAAAATTGAAGAGGCAGATGGCGTTATTATCGGCACTCCTGAGTATGACCACTCTATTCCTGCAGTTTTGATGAGCGCTCTAGCTTGGTTGTCATACGGTATTTACCCACTTTTGAACAAACCAATCATGATTACAGGTGCTTCTTACGGTACGCTTGGTTCATCACGTGCCCAATTACAACTTCGCCAAATCTTGAATGCCCCAGAAATTAAAGCAAGTGTCCTTCCAGATGAATTCTTGCTTTCACATTCTCTTCAAGCTTTCAACCCAAGTGGAGACCTAGTAGATCTTGATGTGATCAAAAAACTGGATGCTACTTTTGACGACTACCGTATCTTTGTAAAAATCACAGAAAAATTGCGCAATGCACAAGAATTACTTCGCAAAGATGCAGAAGACTTTGACTGGGAAAATTTGTAA
- the pdxT gene encoding pyridoxal 5'-phosphate synthase glutaminase subunit PdxT codes for MKIGILALQGAFAEHAKVLDQLGVESVEIRNLDDFQKHQSDLSGLILPGGESTTMGKLLREQDMLIPIREAILSGLPVFGTCAGLILLAKEITSQEESHLGTMDMVVERNAYGRQLGSFYTEAECKGVGKIPMTFIRGPIISSVGEDVEILATVDNQIVAAQEKNMLVTSFHPELTDDVRLHQYFINMCKQKS; via the coding sequence ATGAAAATTGGAATATTGGCCTTGCAAGGTGCCTTTGCAGAACATGCAAAAGTGCTAGATCAATTAGGTGTCGAGAGTGTTGAAATCAGAAATCTAGATGATTTTCAGAAACATCAGAGTGATTTGTCGGGATTGATATTACCTGGTGGAGAATCTACAACCATGGGCAAGCTCTTACGTGAGCAGGACATGCTGATTCCCATTCGAGAAGCCATTCTATCTGGCTTACCAGTGTTTGGGACCTGTGCAGGTTTAATTTTGCTGGCTAAGGAAATTACTTCTCAGGAAGAGAGTCATCTAGGAACTATGGATATGGTAGTCGAGCGCAATGCCTATGGGCGCCAACTAGGAAGTTTCTATACGGAAGCAGAATGTAAGGGAGTTGGCAAGATTCCGATGACCTTTATTCGCGGGCCGATTATCAGTAGTGTTGGAGAAGATGTAGAAATTCTAGCAACAGTTGACAATCAAATCGTTGCAGCCCAAGAAAAAAATATGTTGGTAACTTCTTTTCATCCAGAGTTGACGGATGATGTGCGCTTGCATCAGTATTTTATCAATATGTGCAAACAAAAAAGTTGA
- the glyS gene encoding glycine--tRNA ligase subunit beta: MTKNLLVELGLEELPAYVVTPSEKQLGEKMAAFLKENRLSFEAVQTFSTPRRLAVRVTGLADKQSDLTEDFKGPAKKIALDSDGNFTKAAQGFVRGKGLTVEDIEFREIKGEEYVYVTKEEIGQAVEAIVPGVVDVLKSLTFPVSMHWANNTFEYIRPVHTLTVLLDEEEFDLDFLDIKGDRVSRGHRFLGQETKIQSALSYEEDLRKQFVIADPREREQMIVDQIKAIETEHGVRIEIDADLLNEVLNLVEYPTAFMGSFDAKYLEVPEEVLVTSMKEHQRYFVVRDQDGKLLPNFISVRNGNAEYLENVIKGNEKVLVARLEDGEFFWREDQKLVISDLVEKLNNVTFHEKIGSLREHMIRTGQIAILLAEKAGLSADETIDLARAAAIYKFDLLTGMVGEFDELQGIMGEKYALLAGETPAVAAAIREHYMPTSAEGELPESKVGAILAIADKLDTILSFFSVGLIPSGSNDPYALRRATQGVVRILDAFGWHIAMDELIDSLYALKFDSLTYENKAEVMDFIKARVDKMMGSTPKDIKEAVLAGSNFVVADMLEAASALVEASKEEDFKPSVESLSRAFNLAEKVEGVATVDSALFENDQEKALAEAVETLVLSGSASQQLKQLFALSPVIDAFFENTMVMAENEAVRQNRLAILSHLTQKAAKLARFNQINTK, encoded by the coding sequence ATGACAAAAAACTTATTAGTAGAACTCGGTCTTGAAGAATTACCAGCCTATGTTGTCACACCAAGTGAAAAACAACTAGGCGAAAAAATGGCAGCCTTCCTCAAGGAAAACCGCCTGTCTTTTGAAGCTGTTCAAACCTTCTCAACACCACGTCGTTTAGCTGTTCGTGTAACTGGTCTTGCAGACAAACAGTCTGATTTGACAGAAGATTTTAAGGGGCCAGCAAAGAAAATTGCCTTGGATAGTGATGGAAATTTCACCAAAGCAGCTCAAGGATTTGTCCGAGGAAAAGGCTTGACTGTTGAAGATATCGAATTTCGTGAAATTAAGGGTGAAGAATATGTCTATGTTACCAAGGAAGAAATTGGTCAAGCAGTTGAAGCCATTGTTCCTGGTGTTGTAGATGTCTTGAAGTCCTTGACTTTCCCTGTCAGCATGCACTGGGCTAACAACACCTTTGAATATATCCGCCCTGTTCACACTTTAACTGTTCTTTTAGATGAAGAAGAGTTTGATTTGGATTTCCTTGATATCAAGGGAGATCGTGTCAGCCGTGGTCATCGTTTCTTGGGACAAGAAACTAAGATTCAGTCAGCATTGAGCTACGAAGAAGACCTTCGTAAGCAGTTTGTAATCGCGGATCCTCGTGAACGTGAGCAAATGATTGTTGACCAAATCAAAGCAATCGAAACTGAGCATGGTGTACGTATCGAAATTGATGCTGATTTGCTTAATGAAGTCTTGAACTTGGTTGAATACCCAACTGCCTTTATGGGAAGTTTTGATGCCAAATACCTTGAAGTTCCAGAAGAAGTTTTGGTGACTTCAATGAAAGAACACCAACGTTACTTTGTTGTTCGTGATCAAGACGGTAAACTATTGCCAAACTTCATTTCTGTTCGTAACGGAAACGCAGAGTATTTGGAAAATGTCATTAAAGGAAATGAAAAAGTCTTAGTAGCTCGCTTAGAAGACGGTGAATTCTTCTGGCGTGAAGACCAAAAATTGGTGATTTCAGATCTTGTTGAAAAATTAAACAATGTCACCTTCCATGAGAAGATTGGTTCCCTTCGTGAACACATGATTCGTACGGGGCAGATTGCTATTCTCTTGGCAGAAAAAGCTGGTTTGTCAGCGGATGAAACGATTGACTTAGCTCGTGCAGCAGCCATTTACAAGTTTGACTTGTTGACAGGTATGGTTGGCGAATTTGACGAGCTCCAAGGAATTATGGGTGAGAAATATGCCCTTCTTGCTGGTGAAACTCCAGCGGTGGCAGCTGCTATTCGTGAACACTACATGCCTACTTCAGCTGAAGGAGAACTTCCAGAGAGCAAGGTTGGAGCCATTCTAGCCATTGCAGACAAATTGGATACGATTTTGAGTTTCTTCTCAGTAGGCTTGATTCCATCAGGTTCTAATGACCCTTATGCCCTTCGTCGTGCGACCCAAGGTGTTGTTCGTATCTTGGATGCCTTTGGTTGGCACATTGCTATGGACGAGCTGATAGATAGCCTTTATGCATTGAAATTTGATAGCTTGACTTATGAAAATAAGGCAGAGGTTATGGATTTTATCAAGGCTCGTGTTGATAAGATGATGGGTTCTACTCCAAAAGATATCAAGGAAGCCGTTCTTGCAGGATCAAACTTTGTTGTGGCGGATATGTTGGAAGCAGCAAGTGCTCTCGTAGAAGCAAGCAAGGAAGAAGACTTCAAACCATCTGTTGAATCACTTTCTCGTGCCTTTAACTTGGCTGAAAAGGTAGAAGGAGTTGCAACAGTTGATTCAGCACTTTTTGAAAATGACCAAGAAAAAGCTTTGGCGGAAGCAGTAGAAACACTCGTTTTATCAGGTTCTGCAAGTCAGCAATTGAAACAACTCTTTGCGCTTAGCCCAGTCATTGATGCATTCTTTGAGAATACCATGGTTATGGCTGAAAATGAAGCAGTCCGTCAAAATCGTTTGGCAATCTTGTCTCATTTAACTCAAAAAGCAGCTAAACTTGCACGTTTTAACCAAATCAATACCAAATAA